A genomic region of Alicyclobacillus sp. SO9 contains the following coding sequences:
- the ylbJ gene encoding sporulation integral membrane protein YlbJ produces the protein MNQQKTREWTTVLMGLAVAVFTIALVVYPKQGFDAGIEGLKLFWNTVFPSLLPFFILSELMLGLGLVRGFGVLLEPLMRPLFGVPGIGAFALSMGLAAGYPMDAVITARFREDGMCSRVEGERLLAFTNTADPLFMIGAVAVGMFKSPALGGLLAIAHYISSFLVGVTFKFWGRRHDSKEHRSVPAKGIIRRAYAEMIKSREEDGRPFGKLLGNAVTESVSTLMMILGFIVFFAVFIHILDISGIMKVLGRPVALLYQMLGVSPHLVSPTLSGAFEIDIGTAQAAAVSAPLLQKLALVSAIIAWSGLAVHAQVASVLTETDIRMAPYFLARFLHAALAAVITVVLWGLGVGRPAGQVLAQHVPVFKSIHTLTSGGESWWNTLLTSVTVWVWLTAGLLVLAFILITIRRIRVIAWRVH, from the coding sequence TTGAACCAGCAGAAGACGAGAGAGTGGACAACCGTGCTTATGGGCCTGGCCGTAGCCGTATTCACGATTGCACTCGTGGTATATCCGAAACAGGGGTTTGACGCAGGAATCGAAGGCTTGAAGTTGTTCTGGAACACCGTATTCCCGTCATTACTCCCCTTCTTTATCCTGTCTGAACTGATGTTGGGCTTGGGCCTGGTGCGGGGATTTGGCGTTCTGCTGGAGCCTCTGATGCGACCTCTGTTTGGTGTGCCTGGAATCGGCGCTTTTGCACTGTCCATGGGGCTTGCGGCTGGCTACCCAATGGACGCTGTTATTACAGCTCGCTTTCGTGAAGACGGAATGTGCTCGCGGGTTGAAGGTGAGCGGCTGTTGGCCTTCACCAACACGGCAGACCCATTGTTTATGATTGGAGCCGTTGCTGTCGGCATGTTTAAGAGTCCTGCACTCGGCGGACTGTTAGCAATCGCGCACTACATTTCTTCGTTTCTCGTGGGTGTGACATTTAAGTTTTGGGGCCGTCGCCATGATTCAAAAGAACATCGGTCCGTTCCAGCGAAAGGGATTATACGCCGGGCTTATGCTGAAATGATAAAGTCACGGGAAGAAGACGGCAGACCCTTTGGGAAACTGTTAGGGAATGCTGTAACAGAATCTGTCTCTACATTAATGATGATTCTAGGATTTATCGTCTTCTTTGCAGTATTTATTCATATTCTCGATATATCTGGCATTATGAAGGTATTGGGGCGTCCAGTCGCTTTGTTGTATCAGATGTTGGGCGTCAGTCCGCACCTTGTGAGTCCAACCCTCTCTGGTGCCTTCGAGATTGATATCGGTACTGCACAGGCGGCTGCGGTATCCGCTCCATTGCTGCAAAAATTGGCTTTGGTCAGCGCCATCATTGCATGGAGCGGATTAGCGGTACACGCTCAGGTAGCGAGTGTTTTAACGGAAACGGATATTCGGATGGCACCGTATTTCCTCGCTCGTTTTCTCCACGCTGCACTAGCCGCCGTGATTACAGTTGTTTTATGGGGATTAGGAGTTGGACGTCCTGCAGGCCAGGTATTGGCTCAGCATGTTCCCGTGTTTAAGAGTATCCACACCTTGACATCAGGAGGAGAGTCTTGGTGGAATACGCTTTTAACGAGTGTCACAGTCTGGGTTTGGCTGACAGCAGGGCTCTTAGTGCTTGCCTTCATCTTGATTACTATCCGCCGCATTCGGGTGATTGCGTGGCGTGTGCACTGA
- a CDS encoding methylglyoxal synthase — MNIALIAHDSKKDTIVNFALAYKHIFVNHRLFATGTTGLRIQEATDLPITRVQSGPYGGDQQIGAKIAEDEMDLVIFLRDPLTAQPHEPDITALLRLCDVHDVPVATNLASAEALMRSVEQGLLDWRSIVRED, encoded by the coding sequence ATGAACATTGCTCTCATTGCACACGATTCCAAGAAAGATACCATTGTCAACTTTGCACTTGCTTATAAACACATTTTTGTAAATCATCGCTTGTTCGCAACCGGAACGACGGGATTGAGAATTCAGGAAGCCACTGACCTTCCAATTACCAGGGTACAATCAGGGCCCTATGGCGGAGACCAACAAATTGGCGCAAAGATTGCCGAAGATGAGATGGATCTCGTTATCTTCCTGCGTGATCCTCTGACCGCACAACCACACGAGCCTGACATAACGGCACTGCTCCGACTCTGTGATGTACATGACGTACCCGTTGCAACAAATCTTGCGAGCGCAGAAGCTTTGATGCGTTCCGTCGAGCAGGGGCTTCTGGACTGGCGCTCAATCGTTCGTGAAGACTAG
- the bshA gene encoding N-acetyl-alpha-D-glucosaminyl L-malate synthase BshA, translating into MRIGISCYPTIGGSGAVATELGKALARRGHQVHFIVTDIPFRLGQFDPNIYIHEMDTMTYPVLRTPPHDFTLAALMADIIERYQLQILHAHYALPFAVSAFLAKNMVSKDHDVKVVTTLHGTDVTVLAQDKSLYEVIKLGIEKSDAVTAVSNSLVQQTKDVFSISRDIDTIYNFIDTDLFQPRTASHIRNSFAPNDEKLLLHVSNFRQVKRIDDLVRMFKLVRNRVEARLLLVGEGPELNAIRDMVQSESLERDVFFLGNQDDVAPLFNAADLFCLPSQKESFGLVALEAMASGVPVIGSTAGGIPEVVQQGKSGFLAPVGDIRAMADYAVRLLQNPAEYQRMSAAARSRAVEEFQMESKVKEYESLYRRLIEHSHS; encoded by the coding sequence ATGCGAATCGGAATCAGCTGTTATCCAACAATAGGGGGATCCGGTGCAGTCGCGACCGAACTTGGCAAGGCACTGGCTCGCAGAGGACATCAGGTGCATTTCATCGTTACAGATATCCCTTTTCGACTTGGACAATTTGACCCAAATATTTATATTCACGAAATGGACACCATGACTTATCCGGTTCTGCGCACGCCGCCTCATGACTTTACCTTGGCTGCACTTATGGCAGATATCATTGAACGCTACCAATTACAGATTTTGCATGCACACTACGCATTGCCGTTTGCTGTTTCAGCGTTCTTGGCGAAAAATATGGTTTCAAAAGACCACGACGTAAAAGTGGTCACGACTTTGCACGGAACGGATGTAACGGTACTTGCTCAGGACAAGAGCCTGTATGAAGTGATTAAGCTCGGAATTGAAAAGAGCGACGCCGTGACAGCAGTCAGCAACAGCTTGGTCCAGCAAACCAAAGACGTATTTAGTATTTCTCGAGACATCGATACAATTTACAACTTTATTGATACAGATTTGTTTCAGCCGAGAACAGCAAGTCACATCCGCAACAGCTTTGCACCAAACGACGAAAAACTCCTGCTCCATGTATCCAACTTCCGCCAGGTTAAGCGAATCGACGATTTGGTTCGAATGTTTAAACTGGTGCGAAATCGCGTGGAAGCAAGATTGCTTCTCGTCGGCGAGGGACCAGAGCTAAACGCCATAAGAGACATGGTACAAAGTGAATCGCTCGAGCGAGACGTTTTCTTTCTTGGCAATCAGGATGACGTTGCTCCGCTGTTCAACGCCGCTGATTTATTTTGCCTGCCCTCTCAAAAGGAAAGCTTCGGCTTAGTAGCGCTTGAAGCCATGGCAAGCGGTGTCCCAGTTATCGGAAGTACCGCCGGCGGTATTCCGGAGGTTGTCCAACAAGGGAAATCAGGATTTTTAGCCCCCGTTGGAGACATCCGTGCCATGGCCGATTACGCGGTTCGCTTGTTGCAGAACCCGGCCGAATATCAGAGGATGTCAGCTGCCGCCAGAAGCCGGGCCGTGGAGGAATTTCAAATGGAGTCCAAAGTAAAGGAATACGAGTCACTATACCGTCGCCTCATCGAACATTCGCACTCATGA
- a CDS encoding tetratricopeptide repeat protein — translation MRGTQLLKSGFSYLFIGSHDKALNAFRKAIESDPDNAEYAFHGSMTAWRNGEYDLARKWAQRAVNTEPKNQLYQEHLDIICAYILLQQAKTAVEEGKTTKAQALLRKAMSKDPLNQQAEALYERLQSHKE, via the coding sequence ATGCGCGGCACACAGCTGTTGAAGTCAGGGTTTTCTTATTTGTTCATTGGGTCCCATGACAAGGCGCTCAATGCATTTCGCAAAGCCATCGAGTCCGATCCCGATAATGCGGAATACGCTTTTCACGGTTCCATGACGGCTTGGAGAAACGGGGAGTACGACTTAGCACGAAAGTGGGCCCAACGCGCAGTCAACACAGAGCCCAAAAATCAACTGTATCAGGAACACTTGGATATTATCTGTGCGTACATCTTACTGCAACAGGCGAAAACCGCAGTGGAAGAGGGAAAAACTACGAAAGCTCAAGCTTTGCTGCGCAAGGCAATGTCTAAAGATCCCTTGAATCAACAGGCAGAGGCCCTCTACGAGCGTTTACAGTCACACAAGGAGTGA
- a CDS encoding nucleotide pyrophosphohydrolase, whose translation MRVSTDLTLASMQNQVDAYIQQFKEGYFPPMSLVVRLTEELGELAREVQHRYGEKQKKATEADGDISLELGDMLFVITCLANSLDIHLDESFTNVMRKFETRDKDRWTRL comes from the coding sequence ATGAGAGTGAGTACAGACCTTACACTGGCATCCATGCAGAATCAGGTGGATGCCTACATTCAGCAGTTCAAGGAAGGCTACTTTCCACCCATGAGTCTGGTCGTGCGGCTAACGGAAGAGTTGGGAGAACTCGCCAGAGAAGTCCAGCACAGATATGGGGAGAAGCAGAAGAAAGCGACAGAAGCCGACGGTGATATCTCCCTCGAACTAGGTGATATGTTGTTTGTCATCACTTGCTTGGCAAACAGCCTCGATATTCACCTGGATGAAAGCTTTACAAATGTCATGAGAAAATTCGAAACCAGGGACAAAGACCGTTGGACTAGGCTGTGA
- a CDS encoding CCA tRNA nucleotidyltransferase, which yields MPEFVVKVLQRLLSSGFEAFLVGGCVRDGLLGRRVHDYDVATNATPEQVVSLFESVLCTGLKHGTVTVLTTDSPVEITTYRLDGTYTDGRHPDVVTFANSVTDDLARRDFTINAMAVDVRGTLVDPFAGTADLSTSTIRAVGLPSARFREDSLRILRGLRLSAELEFTIDEATLTAMYEASHRLKSVSSERIGQELAKIANSNWWFVAGLLASGNWLEDSRPTLVHMKQGIQHLLHRPDVSPSLALAWYKTIDSLPVSDPNVRRVGCLATILAVVPNFTESIITSLTEMAWAKKQLKVARTAAQLMQAEIEEWSEARWRQVLFEYESTTVELACRIYDWMQLGSTTASRYQNRTCLNLFKQYCATQPLFKLSDLHINGSDILQLGAKGPLIGSVQRQLAQDVLAGSVRNSRQALLNRTRELIEGDGR from the coding sequence TTGCCAGAGTTTGTTGTAAAGGTGCTCCAGCGGCTACTCTCTTCTGGTTTCGAAGCTTTTCTCGTAGGCGGTTGCGTCAGAGATGGCTTGCTGGGGCGTCGTGTTCACGATTACGACGTCGCTACAAATGCAACTCCTGAACAGGTCGTCAGTCTGTTTGAGAGCGTACTTTGTACCGGTCTCAAGCACGGTACAGTAACTGTTTTGACAACAGACAGTCCAGTCGAAATCACGACTTACCGGTTGGACGGAACCTATACGGACGGACGTCACCCGGATGTAGTTACATTTGCCAACAGTGTAACAGATGACTTGGCCCGTCGGGATTTTACAATCAATGCAATGGCGGTGGATGTTCGTGGAACACTTGTCGATCCGTTTGCCGGCACAGCAGATTTATCGACCTCTACTATCAGAGCCGTAGGACTCCCGAGTGCGCGATTTCGAGAAGATAGTCTGCGGATACTGCGGGGCCTGCGACTCTCAGCGGAACTGGAGTTTACAATTGACGAAGCAACTTTGACTGCCATGTACGAAGCGTCACACAGATTGAAAAGTGTGTCCTCAGAGCGAATTGGTCAGGAACTTGCAAAAATCGCAAATTCCAATTGGTGGTTCGTAGCAGGTCTTTTGGCATCAGGCAATTGGCTTGAAGATTCTCGGCCCACGCTTGTACACATGAAACAAGGAATACAACATCTGCTTCATCGACCCGATGTCTCTCCGTCATTGGCGCTGGCCTGGTACAAAACGATAGACAGTTTGCCTGTAAGCGACCCCAACGTACGCCGGGTTGGCTGTTTGGCTACAATTCTCGCCGTTGTACCCAATTTTACAGAATCCATCATTACATCTCTTACAGAGATGGCATGGGCAAAGAAACAGTTAAAAGTGGCCCGTACTGCTGCACAACTGATGCAAGCGGAGATTGAGGAGTGGTCTGAAGCCCGTTGGCGACAGGTCTTGTTTGAATATGAATCCACAACTGTTGAACTTGCATGCCGTATATACGACTGGATGCAACTCGGCAGCACCACAGCTAGTAGGTATCAGAACCGTACCTGTCTGAATCTATTCAAACAATACTGCGCAACGCAACCTCTGTTTAAACTGAGTGACTTGCATATCAACGGCAGCGACATCTTACAACTCGGAGCAAAGGGACCGCTCATTGGCAGCGTACAGCGGCAACTGGCTCAGGACGTATTGGCGGGCAGTGTTCGAAACAGCAGACAGGCTCTGCTAAACCGCACACGTGAACTAATAGAAGGAGACGGTCGCTGA
- a CDS encoding undecaprenyl-diphosphate phosphatase — protein sequence MTSIQALVLGIIQGITEFLPISSSGHLVLVQKLWHIQGDNLLFIIFVHVGTLLAVFFAFRREITWLVKHPFSWTARMLYVALVPTAILGAVFEELFENVFSSGGTLAAEFIITGVILWWMDSVKNGFKSEDDIRFMDALWIGTLQGIAILPALSRSGLTIAGGMWRGLSKETAARFSFLLSIPAILGATLVKVDDFYESGMKTVNGSLVHWEPLLVGTVVAAAAGYISIRLTLWVLKTSRFRYFAVYTWALAAFILFDQIVTHRWFPPLF from the coding sequence ATGACAAGTATTCAGGCTCTAGTACTGGGGATCATCCAGGGTATAACCGAGTTTCTTCCGATAAGCAGCTCAGGACACTTGGTTCTGGTCCAAAAATTGTGGCACATTCAGGGTGATAATCTCCTCTTTATCATCTTTGTGCACGTAGGGACCTTATTGGCGGTGTTTTTTGCTTTTCGACGCGAAATCACGTGGCTTGTAAAACATCCATTCAGTTGGACAGCAAGAATGCTCTACGTGGCATTGGTGCCCACTGCCATACTCGGAGCGGTCTTTGAAGAGTTATTCGAGAATGTCTTTTCAAGCGGCGGAACGCTTGCAGCCGAATTTATCATCACAGGTGTCATTCTGTGGTGGATGGATTCAGTGAAAAACGGGTTTAAATCGGAAGACGATATTCGCTTCATGGACGCCTTGTGGATTGGGACACTTCAGGGAATCGCGATTTTGCCGGCATTGTCCCGGTCCGGACTAACCATCGCTGGCGGCATGTGGCGAGGACTCTCGAAGGAGACTGCCGCAAGGTTTTCATTTCTACTGTCCATACCAGCCATCTTAGGCGCGACATTAGTAAAAGTTGACGACTTCTATGAATCGGGAATGAAGACAGTAAACGGTTCATTAGTACACTGGGAACCCCTTCTCGTCGGTACCGTTGTTGCAGCGGCGGCTGGCTACATTTCTATCCGCCTCACGCTGTGGGTGTTGAAGACATCCAGGTTTAGATACTTCGCCGTTTACACTTGGGCCCTGGCTGCGTTCATTTTGTTCGACCAGATCGTAACTCACCGCTGGTTTCCACCGTTGTTCTAA
- the dapB gene encoding 4-hydroxy-tetrahydrodipicolinate reductase, with protein sequence MSESVIRVAVGGAGGKMGREAVKALQADARFAVTSGLVHTIGQAPDLDAFPVYDNLDSLLAETKPDVWLDFTDARSVVENVNQVLTYGVRPVIGATGYTQADLDKWHQLSVDQGLGGIAAPNFAIGALLMMRFAKEAASYFARAEIVELHHDGKKDAPSGTAKRTATIISEQFRETDSSVNEGTASTEKTIADINKMESDNQPARGLLQDDVRVHSVRLPGLVAHQEVLFGGMSETLTIRHDSIHRSSFMPGVLLACAKVRDLTGMVYGLEHILW encoded by the coding sequence GTGTCAGAATCAGTAATACGAGTAGCCGTCGGCGGAGCGGGCGGAAAGATGGGACGAGAGGCTGTCAAAGCATTGCAGGCCGACGCCCGTTTCGCTGTTACCAGCGGATTGGTTCATACAATTGGACAAGCCCCTGACTTAGATGCATTTCCTGTCTATGATAATTTGGACAGCCTGCTTGCTGAAACAAAGCCCGACGTTTGGCTTGATTTTACAGATGCGAGAAGTGTCGTAGAAAATGTCAATCAAGTTCTTACATACGGAGTACGCCCAGTCATAGGTGCCACTGGATACACTCAGGCTGACCTTGACAAGTGGCATCAGTTGAGCGTGGACCAAGGGTTGGGAGGAATTGCAGCCCCGAACTTTGCCATCGGTGCACTCTTAATGATGAGATTTGCCAAAGAGGCCGCATCCTACTTTGCCAGAGCTGAGATTGTAGAATTGCACCACGACGGCAAAAAGGATGCACCATCCGGAACTGCAAAACGTACGGCTACCATCATTTCCGAGCAGTTCCGTGAAACCGACAGCAGCGTGAACGAGGGTACGGCAAGTACAGAAAAAACGATTGCGGACATCAACAAGATGGAAAGCGACAACCAACCAGCCAGGGGTTTGTTGCAAGACGACGTTCGCGTGCACAGTGTGCGCTTACCAGGGTTGGTTGCACACCAGGAAGTGCTTTTTGGCGGTATGTCGGAAACTCTGACAATTCGCCACGATTCAATCCATCGAAGCAGTTTTATGCCCGGCGTTCTACTGGCCTGCGCAAAAGTCCGCGATTTGACAGGAATGGTCTACGGACTTGAACACATCCTGTGGTAA
- a CDS encoding YitT family protein has product MNKRGSKWVLIIAGALVYAIGLNAFLVANHLAEGGFVGFSVLLLYKLGWPLGVTFLILNVPVLIPGWRLFGREFILKTTVGVAAVSLFSWLTRSWQMPTSDPLLGALYAGVITGIGLGLIFRAGATTGGSDIIARMMKHFYGISMGRTLFAIDVFVIGIIALIVGLQTAMYSLVALFVSSRTIDFVIQGVNSGKALTIVSEHNGAIASEIHERLNRGTTLLKAQGGFTGQDKRVIYCVVPREEVVRVQNIVSSKDPSAFVVINDVHEVLGEGFTYE; this is encoded by the coding sequence ATGAACAAACGCGGCTCTAAGTGGGTTCTCATTATAGCAGGCGCACTCGTTTATGCAATTGGTTTGAATGCGTTTTTGGTCGCCAATCATCTGGCAGAAGGCGGGTTTGTAGGCTTTTCGGTACTACTGTTGTATAAACTTGGTTGGCCGCTCGGTGTGACATTTCTGATTCTGAACGTGCCCGTCCTTATTCCTGGATGGAGATTGTTCGGACGTGAATTTATTTTGAAGACAACCGTTGGTGTTGCCGCTGTCTCACTCTTCTCGTGGTTGACTCGGTCTTGGCAGATGCCAACGTCTGACCCCCTTTTAGGCGCATTGTATGCAGGCGTGATTACGGGCATCGGGCTGGGTCTTATTTTTCGGGCAGGTGCAACCACCGGCGGAAGCGATATTATTGCCAGAATGATGAAACACTTCTACGGGATTTCTATGGGCCGGACACTATTCGCGATTGACGTGTTTGTGATTGGTATTATCGCACTGATTGTTGGCTTGCAGACAGCTATGTACTCCCTCGTGGCATTGTTTGTATCCAGTCGAACCATCGACTTTGTCATTCAAGGCGTGAATTCGGGAAAAGCTCTCACTATTGTTTCTGAACATAACGGCGCTATCGCCAGCGAAATTCACGAGCGATTGAACAGAGGCACTACCCTGCTTAAGGCTCAGGGCGGGTTCACGGGCCAAGACAAGCGTGTCATCTATTGTGTCGTACCGAGGGAAGAAGTCGTTCGAGTGCAAAACATCGTCTCGTCCAAAGACCCCAGTGCTTTTGTCGTCATCAATGATGTTCACGAGGTGCTCGGCGAAGGATTTACATATGAGTAA